In the Parashewanella tropica genome, AGGGAATATAGAGATAAAAAACGGGCTATCATGTTAGCTCCAGTAAAAAATATGGTGCTAGCGTTACGGCGATTTATGCCACGATTAGGCGGTAGGAAACTGTACTATCTTCTGAAGCCTCAACTTATGGAGGAAGGCATAAAGCTCGGGCGAGATGGCCTATTCGACTATCTGAGGGAAGAACACCTGCTAATTCAACCCAAGCGTAGTTATAGGAAAACGACTAACAGTAAGCATTGGATGAAAAAGCATCCGAATTTGTTAAAGGATTACACGCCACAAAGAGCTGAAGAAGTCTTGGTAAGTGATATCACTTATGTGGAAAGTGATGATGGTGTGCATTATCTCTCGCTTGTCACTGACGCTTATAGTCGAAAAATAATGGGCTATGAATTAAGTGATGGAATGAAAGCGACAGACGTGGTTAAAGCGCTAGATATGGCTGTTAGCCATAGGTGTTATAGACGTAACGCAATTCATCACTCAGACAGAGGGTTACAATATTGCTCTGCTATTTATCAGAATAAACTTAAGCAAAATAATATAATACCCTCAATGACTGATGGTTATGACTGCTATCAAAATGCACTCGCAGAGAGGGTGAATGGTATACTGAAGCAGGAGTTCCTTGTATATCAATGTAAAAATATTGATGAATTAAAGTTGCTCATCGATGAATCAATAGCGATATACAACGATATGAGACCGCATTTAAGTTTAGAGATGAAAACACCGAACCAAGTGCATAAAAAAATCCAAGAGCAAATGCTCTTGGATTTACATTAAAACCGTCAACGTATTTTAGGACGAGACATATCTTATTCAGATTTATTAGCTATTTTGTTTAAATTTTCATGGATTTTGAACAAAACAATCAATAATTCACACCAAATTCTGGTGCCAATAACCCCTGCAATCAAAACACCTAAACCATACCAGAAACCACCACCGTATTTAGTAAACATAATGCCTAAACTTGATATCAAAGTTCCAAATAACATCAACCAATACACAAACGTGATGATCTTAGGGGTTAACATTGTATCAAAAAAGAATATCTCTCTCATTACAGTTCCTTGTTATCGTTGATTAAATTAAAAAAGGGCTTAGGGCCGATT is a window encoding:
- a CDS encoding IS3 family transposase (programmed frameshift), with amino-acid sequence MTNPDPTYIKRTQRDYSLGFKLQVVAAVEKGDMTYKQAQKIYGIQGRSTVLTWLRKHGKLDWCQPPKITMSKSPKAKETPAQKIKRLERELKDEKLRNLLLNEVVDIIDAEHGIGLRKKLNSQGARNLQVQKQVSLSKACKLLGMTRQSIYQREYRDKKRAIMLAPVKNMVLALRRFMPRLGGRKLYYLLKPQLMEEGIKLGRDGLFDYLREEHLLIQPKRSYRKTTNSKHWMKKHPNLLKDYTPQRAEEVLVSDITYVESDDGVHYLSLVTDAYSRKIMGYELSDGMKATDVVKALDMAVSHRCYRRNAIHHSDRGLQYCSAIYQNKLKQNNIIPSMTDGYDCYQNALAERVNGILKQEFLVYQCKNIDELKLLIDESIAIYNDMRPHLSLEMKTPNQVHKKIQEQMLLDLH
- a CDS encoding DUF4282 domain-containing protein; translated protein: MREIFFFDTMLTPKIITFVYWLMLFGTLISSLGIMFTKYGGGFWYGLGVLIAGVIGTRIWCELLIVLFKIHENLNKIANKSE